Proteins from a single region of Campylobacter sputorum:
- a CDS encoding 50S ribosomal protein L23, with translation MADITDIKTIIYTEKTLSLQENGVVVIQTSPKMTKNGLKAVLKEYFGITPLRVNSLRLDGKVKKFRGRTGVRNDIKKFYVKLPEGVSLENMEA, from the coding sequence ATGGCAGATATAACAGATATAAAAACAATTATTTATACAGAAAAAACTCTCTCACTTCAAGAAAATGGTGTTGTTGTTATCCAAACTTCACCTAAAATGACTAAAAATGGTTTAAAGGCTGTTTTGAAAGAGTATTTTGGGATTACGCCACTTAGAGTTAATTCCCTAAGACTTGATGGCAAAGTTAAGAAATTTAGAGGAAGAACTGGTGTTAGAAATGACATCAAGAAATTTTATGTCAAGTTGCCTGAAGGCGTAAGTCTTGAAAATATGGAGGCTTAA
- a CDS encoding NifU family protein codes for MIPFSDEELLKPVKISLAKILPMLEKDGGGMEFLGIKNAKVYVRLIGACHGCPSSGQTLKYGVERQLKIDIHPEIEVVNIPVGEKFEI; via the coding sequence ATGATACCATTTAGCGATGAAGAGCTTTTAAAACCAGTAAAAATAAGCTTAGCTAAAATACTTCCTATGCTTGAAAAAGATGGCGGAGGAATGGAATTTTTAGGAATAAAAAATGCAAAAGTCTATGTTAGATTGATTGGTGCCTGTCATGGTTGCCCATCAAGCGGACAAACATTAAAATATGGTGTTGAAAGACAACTAAAAATAGACATTCACCCAGAAATAGAAGTTGTAAATATACCAGTAGGTGAGAAATTTGAAATATAA
- the rpsQ gene encoding 30S ribosomal protein S17 has protein sequence MALKREIQGVVVQKSGDKTASVLVERRVMHPRYRKIVKKFKKYLIHDEKNETKAGDTVVAIECRPLSKTKSFRLKSVVAKGVE, from the coding sequence ATGGCATTAAAAAGAGAAATTCAAGGCGTTGTAGTTCAAAAATCTGGAGATAAAACAGCTAGCGTTCTTGTTGAAAGACGCGTTATGCATCCTAGATATAGAAAAATTGTTAAGAAATTTAAAAAATATCTAATTCATGATGAAAAAAATGAGACAAAAGCTGGTGATACAGTTGTTGCTATAGAGTGTAGACCACTTAGTAAAACAAAATCATTTAGACTTAAATCTGTAGTTGCAAAAGGAGTAGAATAA
- the rpsS gene encoding 30S ribosomal protein S19, translating into MARSLKKGPFVDDHVMKKVVAAKKANDNKPIKTWSRRSTIVPDMIGLTFNVHNGKSFIPVYVTENHIGYKLGEFAPTRTFKGHKGSVQKKIGK; encoded by the coding sequence ATGGCACGATCACTTAAAAAAGGTCCTTTCGTAGATGATCATGTAATGAAAAAAGTTGTAGCTGCAAAAAAAGCAAATGACAACAAACCTATAAAAACTTGGTCAAGACGCAGTACGATTGTGCCTGACATGATCGGACTTACATTTAATGTCCATAATGGTAAAAGTTTTATTCCTGTGTATGTAACAGAAAATCACATAGGTTATAAATTAGGTGAGTTTGCTCCAACTAGAACATTTAAAGGCCATAAAGGCTCTGTTCAAAAGAAAATAGGCAAGTAG
- the rplP gene encoding 50S ribosomal protein L16, giving the protein MLMPKRTKFRKMMKGRNRGYATRGTQLATGDFALKAVEAGRINSRQIEAARIAMTRFVKRQAKIWIRVFPDKPITKKPLETRMGKGKGGVEEWVMNIKPGRIIFEMAGVDEATAREALALSKSKLPFKTKFVNRESENELY; this is encoded by the coding sequence ATGTTGATGCCAAAAAGAACAAAATTTCGTAAAATGATGAAAGGTCGCAATCGTGGTTATGCTACTCGTGGAACTCAGCTTGCAACTGGAGATTTTGCCCTAAAAGCTGTTGAGGCTGGTAGAATCAACTCAAGACAAATTGAAGCTGCGCGTATTGCTATGACTCGTTTTGTTAAAAGACAAGCAAAAATCTGGATAAGAGTATTTCCTGATAAACCAATAACTAAAAAACCTTTAGAAACTCGTATGGGTAAAGGTAAAGGCGGAGTTGAAGAGTGGGTAATGAACATTAAACCTGGTAGAATCATATTTGAGATGGCAGGTGTTGATGAGGCTACTGCAAGAGAAGCGTTAGCACTTTCTAAAAGTAAATTGCCTTTTAAAACTAAGTTCGTAAACAGGGAAAGTGAAAATGAATTATACTGA
- the rpsJ gene encoding 30S ribosomal protein S10: protein MERIRLKLKAYDHRVLDRTVAAIVEAVKRTGADVRGPVPMPTKIKRYTVLKSPHVNKDSREQFEMKIHARMLDIVAATPDTVDSLTKLDLAPEVNVEVRAMGK, encoded by the coding sequence ATGGAAAGAATAAGGTTAAAGCTAAAAGCTTACGACCATAGAGTTCTAGATCGCACAGTTGCAGCCATTGTAGAAGCTGTTAAGAGAACAGGTGCGGACGTTAGAGGTCCTGTGCCAATGCCAACAAAAATCAAACGCTACACAGTCTTAAAATCTCCACATGTAAATAAAGATTCACGCGAGCAGTTTGAGATGAAAATTCATGCACGTATGCTTGATATTGTCGCAGCTACGCCGGATACGGTCGATTCACTTACAAAACTTGACCTTGCTCCAGAAGTAAATGTCGAAGTTCGTGCAATGGGCAAGTAA
- the panD gene encoding aspartate 1-decarboxylase, producing MNIDVMISKIHRAKVTDADLNYVGSISIDVNLMKEANLLEYQKVDIVNINNGERFSTYVIKSDKKGEICLNGAAARKVCKDDLVIIIAYGSMDYNEAKTFKPKIVHVDENNEIKG from the coding sequence TTGAATATAGATGTAATGATAAGCAAAATTCATAGAGCTAAGGTTACAGATGCTGATTTAAACTATGTCGGATCTATTTCAATAGATGTAAATTTGATGAAAGAAGCAAATTTACTTGAATATCAAAAAGTAGATATTGTAAATATAAACAACGGCGAGAGATTTTCAACATATGTTATAAAAAGTGATAAAAAAGGAGAAATTTGCCTAAATGGTGCAGCTGCAAGAAAAGTTTGCAAGGATGATTTGGTTATAATTATAGCTTATGGAAGTATGGATTACAACGAAGCAAAAACATTTAAACCAAAAATAGTACATGTAGATGAAAATAACGAAATAAAGGGCTAA
- a CDS encoding polyprenyl synthetase family protein, with product MSVLDKFIKHLDSNLPCTDSFHPHFDESLKTMLKAGGKHFRAQLLLSMVEAYKSELLDSAMDVALALEMIHTYSLIHDDLPAMDNAPFRRGVPTLHTTYDEATAILAGDALNTHAFFVLSNANLDDKTKILCIQSLSKNAGIYGMVLGQAIDCFFENKHLDINELKFLHKHKTGALIASSLEMGAIISGQSNTKEIYDIGLKLGLAFQIQDDIIDATSSSNEAGKPTNNDTNKNSFTNLLGLNGAIEAKNSLIDEIYTQISKFDDKFQNMIKNLINKYIKG from the coding sequence ATGAGTGTATTAGATAAATTTATTAAACACTTAGATAGCAATTTACCGTGCACTGATAGTTTTCATCCTCATTTTGATGAATCATTAAAAACTATGTTAAAAGCTGGCGGAAAACATTTTAGAGCTCAACTTTTACTTAGTATGGTTGAAGCTTACAAATCAGAACTTTTAGATAGTGCTATGGATGTAGCTTTAGCTCTTGAAATGATCCACACTTATTCACTAATACATGATGATTTACCAGCTATGGATAATGCACCTTTTAGAAGGGGAGTGCCAACTCTTCATACAACATATGATGAAGCTACTGCTATTTTAGCAGGAGATGCATTAAACACTCATGCTTTTTTTGTATTATCGAATGCAAATTTAGATGATAAAACGAAAATTTTGTGTATACAGAGTTTATCGAAAAATGCAGGAATTTATGGTATGGTTTTGGGTCAAGCAATAGATTGTTTTTTTGAAAACAAACACTTAGATATAAATGAACTTAAATTTCTTCATAAACACAAAACAGGCGCATTGATAGCATCTTCACTTGAAATGGGTGCTATCATAAGCGGACAAAGCAACACAAAAGAAATTTATGACATAGGGCTAAAATTAGGGCTTGCTTTTCAAATTCAAGATGATATAATAGACGCAACATCATCGAGCAATGAAGCTGGAAAACCTACAAATAACGATACTAATAAAAATTCATTTACAAATTTACTTGGATTAAACGGTGCAATAGAAGCTAAAAACTCACTTATAGATGAAATTTATACTCAGATTTCTAAATTTGATGATAAATTTCAAAATATGATAAAAAATTTAATAAACAAATATATAAAAGGATAA
- a CDS encoding UDP-N-acetylmuramoyl-L-alanyl-D-glutamate--2,6-diaminopimelate ligase — protein sequence MKIEFDNFFITDNSNECEKGCKFVKTQMNAKFENDAIKNGASIISLDEAKKLLGIDKDIKIIGITGTNGKTTTAAAIYSALIDLGYGCGLCGTRGAFVNDKRIDEKSLTTMPILTTLSYLKKASEEKCNFFVMEVSSHAIAQNRIEGLNFALKVFTNLSQDHLDYHGSMVKYARVKSSFFADDTPKLINSDDEHIVYNPKEALTYAIKRPATFGVEAYSLRGGIEAVLKNGSEKFELSSDLQGEFNLYNLLAALGAIKMLTKHSCKEISKALSNFAGVEGRVQKICDNPTVIVDFAHTPDGIEKVLDALKDNELIVVFGAGGNRDKTKRPLMGKIVQHYAKYSIVTSDNPRFEEPLDIINDICSGMDMSKNATCEEDRTKAIKMAIDMAKNGEIVVVLGKGDENYQEIKGVKYHYSDQETILNLVKG from the coding sequence ATGAAAATAGAATTTGATAATTTTTTTATAACAGATAATTCAAATGAATGCGAAAAAGGTTGTAAATTTGTAAAAACACAAATGAATGCTAAATTTGAAAATGACGCTATAAAAAATGGTGCTAGCATTATATCATTAGACGAAGCTAAAAAGCTACTTGGTATAGATAAAGATATAAAAATTATAGGAATAACTGGAACAAATGGCAAAACTACAACTGCAGCTGCCATATATTCTGCTTTAATAGATCTTGGCTATGGATGCGGACTTTGTGGAACAAGAGGTGCCTTTGTTAATGACAAAAGAATAGATGAAAAATCTCTTACAACAATGCCAATCTTAACAACTCTAAGTTATTTAAAAAAAGCAAGTGAAGAAAAATGTAATTTTTTTGTTATGGAAGTTAGTTCTCATGCAATAGCACAAAACCGTATAGAAGGGTTAAATTTTGCTTTAAAAGTATTTACAAATTTATCACAAGATCATCTTGATTATCACGGAAGTATGGTCAAATATGCAAGGGTAAAAAGCAGTTTTTTTGCAGATGATACACCAAAACTCATTAATAGTGATGATGAACATATAGTTTACAATCCAAAAGAAGCTTTAACATATGCTATAAAAAGACCTGCTACTTTTGGAGTTGAAGCTTACTCATTAAGAGGCGGAATAGAAGCTGTTTTAAAAAATGGAAGTGAGAAATTTGAGCTAAGTAGCGACTTACAAGGAGAATTTAATCTTTATAACCTATTAGCGGCACTTGGAGCTATAAAAATGCTAACAAAACACTCTTGCAAAGAGATTTCAAAAGCTCTATCAAATTTCGCAGGTGTAGAAGGACGGGTTCAAAAAATTTGTGATAACCCAACAGTTATAGTTGATTTTGCTCATACACCTGATGGAATAGAAAAGGTTTTAGACGCTCTTAAAGATAATGAACTAATAGTAGTATTTGGGGCTGGTGGCAACAGAGATAAAACAAAAAGACCATTAATGGGCAAAATCGTGCAACACTATGCAAAATATAGCATAGTAACTAGCGATAATCCGCGCTTTGAAGAACCACTTGATATCATAAACGATATTTGTTCTGGTATGGATATGAGCAAAAATGCAACTTGCGAAGAAGATAGAACAAAAGCCATAAAAATGGCTATAGATATGGCAAAAAATGGCGAAATTGTAGTCGTGCTTGGCAAGGGCGATGAAAATTATCAAGAGATAAAAGGTGTAAAATACCATTATAGCGATCAAGAAACCATTTTAAATTTAGTAAAAGGATAA
- a CDS encoding YbaB/EbfC family nucleoid-associated protein has translation MFEGFDFSKMGDVLNEVQKKAQEFEKENENLTFGAKSGGGLVNISANGKGEIIDLSIDDSLLEDKESMQILIISAINDVMKMVEDNKKQLASKMLGGLGGFGG, from the coding sequence ATGTTTGAGGGATTTGATTTTTCAAAAATGGGTGATGTATTAAATGAAGTTCAAAAAAAGGCACAAGAATTTGAAAAAGAAAACGAAAATCTTACTTTTGGTGCAAAAAGTGGTGGTGGATTAGTAAATATTAGTGCGAACGGAAAAGGCGAAATCATAGACTTAAGTATAGATGATAGTTTACTTGAAGATAAAGAAAGTATGCAAATTTTGATAATATCTGCAATAAACGATGTTATGAAAATGGTAGAAGACAACAAAAAACAGCTTGCAAGCAAAATGCTTGGAGGATTAGGCGGATTTGGAGGATAA
- the rplC gene encoding 50S ribosomal protein L3 encodes MEYIVEKIGMSRTIATISTPVTLLKLVNTKVCELAEGGKALVAYAQGKANNKAIAGQQKKYNLTAEFNKFATIEVANNEAGDLDVSPLSEAKVIKVSFNDKGRGYQGVMKRHGFAGGPKSHGSRFHRRHGSIGNCEWPGRVQPGMKMAGHMGNKKVSVKNELMSFDKENGILVLKGSVPGFNGAMGRIRIVK; translated from the coding sequence ATGGAATACATTGTAGAAAAAATCGGTATGAGCCGAACTATAGCAACTATTAGCACTCCTGTTACCTTGCTTAAACTTGTAAATACTAAAGTTTGTGAGTTAGCAGAAGGCGGAAAAGCACTTGTAGCTTATGCACAAGGTAAAGCAAACAACAAAGCTATAGCTGGGCAACAAAAAAAATATAATTTAACAGCAGAATTTAATAAATTTGCAACTATCGAAGTAGCAAATAATGAAGCTGGTGATTTAGATGTTTCGCCATTAAGTGAAGCTAAAGTTATAAAAGTAAGTTTTAATGATAAAGGTCGCGGTTATCAAGGTGTTATGAAAAGACACGGATTTGCAGGCGGTCCAAAATCTCATGGTAGTAGATTTCATAGAAGACATGGATCTATCGGTAACTGTGAATGGCCAGGTAGAGTTCAACCAGGTATGAAAATGGCAGGACATATGGGTAATAAAAAAGTAAGCGTTAAAAACGAGTTAATGAGCTTTGATAAAGAAAACGGAATTCTTGTATTAAAAGGCTCAGTTCCTGGATTTAATGGTGCTATGGGTAGAATAAGGATAGTAAAATGA
- the rpmC gene encoding 50S ribosomal protein L29 — protein sequence MNYTELKDKSVSELNTMLVEKKKLLFVLRQKLKTMQLNNPKEISLLKKDIARINTAINAIK from the coding sequence ATGAATTATACTGAGTTAAAAGATAAAAGTGTTAGCGAACTTAACACTATGTTGGTAGAAAAGAAAAAGTTGCTTTTTGTTTTAAGACAAAAGTTAAAAACTATGCAGTTAAATAACCCTAAAGAGATTAGTCTTTTGAAAAAAGATATCGCTAGAATCAATACTGCAATCAACGCGATTAAATAG
- the rpsC gene encoding 30S ribosomal protein S3 — translation MGQKVNPIGLRLGINRNWESRWFPSKASLPENISEDYQIRKFLKKELYYAGISQILIERTAKKLRVTIVAAKPGIIIGKKGSDVVKLGEKVKQLINKDVNINIKEEHKAGASAQLAAENVAMQLERRVAFRRAMKKVIQNAQKSGAKGIKISVAGRLGGAEMARTEWYLEGRVPLHTLRARIDYGFAEAHTTYGNIGIKVWIFKGEVLQKGIQAEKREESAPKKTRRSRRSK, via the coding sequence ATGGGACAAAAAGTTAATCCAATAGGACTAAGATTAGGAATTAACAGAAACTGGGAATCAAGATGGTTTCCATCAAAAGCATCTTTACCTGAGAATATTTCAGAAGATTATCAAATAAGAAAATTCCTAAAAAAAGAGCTTTATTATGCTGGTATAAGTCAAATTCTAATAGAAAGAACAGCTAAAAAGCTTCGTGTTACTATAGTTGCAGCAAAACCTGGAATTATAATAGGTAAAAAAGGAAGCGATGTTGTTAAACTTGGAGAAAAAGTAAAACAACTTATAAATAAAGATGTAAATATAAATATAAAAGAAGAACATAAGGCTGGTGCTTCAGCTCAACTTGCTGCAGAAAATGTTGCTATGCAATTAGAACGCCGTGTTGCTTTTAGAAGGGCTATGAAAAAAGTTATACAAAATGCACAAAAATCAGGTGCAAAAGGTATAAAAATTTCAGTTGCTGGTCGTTTAGGTGGTGCTGAAATGGCAAGAACTGAGTGGTATTTAGAAGGGCGTGTTCCACTTCATACTCTAAGAGCTAGGATAGATTATGGATTTGCTGAAGCTCATACAACTTATGGAAATATAGGTATAAAAGTGTGGATATTTAAAGGTGAAGTTCTTCAAAAAGGCATTCAAGCTGAAAAAAGAGAAGAATCTGCTCCAAAGAAAACACGCAGATCTAGAAGGAGTAAATAG
- the rplD gene encoding 50S ribosomal protein L4: MSKITILDDKFKKSGEQELPASYAEVNPHNLYLYVKSYLSSVRANTAHSKGRSEVSGGGKKPWRQKGRGGARAGSTRTNVWVGGAVAFGPTNERNYNQKINKKQKRLALEFALAQKAESNSIFAVESILIPSGKTKDAVSMLKKLNVRDALIVGDFSNEKNFTEGKAVEIENTFLAYRNLQNCYIVDKSEINAYLVSVFKTVIFEKSALESIVKEG; encoded by the coding sequence ATGAGTAAAATAACCATTTTAGATGATAAATTCAAAAAATCAGGCGAACAAGAGCTTCCTGCATCTTACGCTGAGGTAAACCCACACAACCTATATCTTTATGTAAAATCTTATCTATCATCTGTTCGTGCAAATACAGCACATTCAAAAGGTAGATCAGAAGTAAGTGGTGGAGGTAAAAAACCATGGAGACAAAAAGGTCGTGGTGGTGCAAGAGCTGGCTCAACTAGAACAAATGTTTGGGTAGGCGGTGCTGTTGCATTTGGTCCTACAAACGAGAGAAATTATAATCAAAAAATAAATAAAAAACAAAAAAGATTAGCATTAGAATTTGCTTTAGCACAAAAAGCTGAGTCAAATAGTATTTTTGCAGTTGAAAGCATTTTAATTCCATCTGGAAAGACAAAAGATGCAGTTAGTATGCTAAAAAAACTAAATGTTCGTGATGCACTTATAGTAGGCGATTTTTCAAATGAGAAAAATTTCACTGAAGGTAAAGCAGTAGAAATAGAAAATACATTTTTAGCTTATAGAAATTTACAAAATTGCTATATAGTAGATAAAAGTGAGATAAATGCTTATCTTGTTTCAGTATTTAAAACAGTGATTTTTGAAAAATCAGCACTTGAATCAATAGTAAAAGAGGGCTAA
- the rplN gene encoding 50S ribosomal protein L14, whose protein sequence is MIQSFTRLAVADNSGAKELMCIKVLGGSKRRYATIGDIIVCSVKKALPNGKVKRGQVVKAVIVRTKKEIQRDNGSLIRFDENAAVILDAKKEPVGTRIFGPIGREVRYGGFMKIVSLAPEVL, encoded by the coding sequence ATGATTCAAAGTTTTACAAGACTTGCAGTTGCAGATAATAGTGGTGCAAAAGAGCTTATGTGTATCAAAGTTTTAGGCGGTTCAAAAAGACGATATGCAACTATAGGCGATATCATAGTTTGTTCAGTAAAAAAAGCTCTTCCAAATGGTAAAGTAAAAAGAGGTCAGGTTGTAAAAGCGGTTATTGTTAGAACTAAAAAAGAGATTCAAAGAGATAATGGTTCTCTTATTAGATTTGATGAAAATGCTGCTGTTATATTGGATGCTAAAAAAGAGCCTGTTGGAACTCGTATTTTTGGTCCTATTGGTAGAGAAGTAAGATATGGTGGATTTATGAAAATAGTTTCACTAGCTCCGGAGGTTCTATAA
- a CDS encoding DUF7488 domain-containing protein, producing the protein MKKLLLLIVCINLLFGEARPTQDDFNVCYEKLKDSGVYIDGMFGLVIKPNLIAVPRTGEKAPKKYLKFDPYLQLYLVSSDTALAPAKLGNERELDKSNWVGILEHNNTQMGHIKELGENLGILDTLSFEANKTGILSAPCCGVMGISVGKDKFIGSRYLEHFVKSSEVFYGDIGVKFDKTKDDKFIVSEVNPFGKGKMLLKDDEVLSINDIKPKSLRELNEIILFSDKDSIIKVEVLRDGEKIKFDIKISPQNEENNKEDTNQTLISMFDLNLAQQQDKQSPKKIVTPKPKNVGLEFLNKYGLILNNNLTIKSVRSDSMAQKDGFKRGDKIIQIDQQNFKNLSAVNDFIAKADRNTYYFLVSRNDFHFFIRVKR; encoded by the coding sequence ATGAAAAAGCTTTTATTGTTAATTGTGTGTATTAACTTATTGTTTGGAGAGGCTAGACCTACTCAAGATGATTTTAATGTTTGCTATGAAAAACTAAAAGATTCTGGTGTATATATAGATGGGATGTTTGGACTTGTTATCAAGCCAAATCTCATTGCAGTTCCTAGAACTGGTGAAAAAGCTCCAAAAAAGTATCTCAAATTTGATCCTTATTTACAACTTTATCTAGTTTCTAGCGATACAGCCCTTGCTCCTGCTAAACTTGGTAATGAAAGAGAGTTAGATAAAAGTAATTGGGTTGGAATTTTAGAGCATAATAACACTCAAATGGGGCATATAAAAGAGCTTGGCGAAAATCTTGGAATTCTCGATACTCTTAGCTTTGAAGCAAATAAAACTGGAATTTTATCGGCTCCTTGTTGCGGTGTAATGGGAATTAGTGTTGGTAAAGATAAATTTATAGGTTCAAGATATTTAGAACATTTTGTTAAATCAAGTGAAGTGTTTTATGGGGACATAGGTGTTAAATTTGATAAAACCAAAGATGATAAATTTATAGTAAGTGAAGTAAATCCATTTGGTAAAGGTAAAATGTTATTAAAAGACGATGAGGTTTTAAGTATAAATGATATAAAACCAAAATCACTTAGAGAATTGAATGAAATCATACTTTTTTCAGATAAAGATTCAATCATAAAAGTAGAAGTTTTAAGAGATGGAGAAAAAATAAAATTTGATATAAAAATTTCACCTCAAAATGAAGAAAACAACAAAGAAGATACCAACCAAACTCTTATTTCTATGTTTGATTTAAATTTAGCACAACAGCAAGATAAACAGTCACCTAAAAAAATAGTAACACCAAAACCAAAAAATGTTGGTTTAGAGTTTTTAAATAAATACGGATTAATTCTAAATAATAACCTTACAATAAAATCTGTTAGATCTGATTCTATGGCACAAAAAGATGGATTTAAGCGGGGCGATAAAATAATTCAAATAGATCAACAAAATTTTAAAAACTTATCAGCCGTAAATGATTTTATAGCAAAAGCAGATAGAAATACATATTATTTCTTAGTATCTAGAAATGATTTTCATTTTTTTATAAGGGTAAAAAGATGA
- the rplB gene encoding 50S ribosomal protein L2, producing MAIKTYKPYTPSRRFMTGLKNDDITAKPSVRSLLVKIPATAGRNHNGRITSRHKEAGAKKLYRIIDFKRRKFGIEGVVEAIEYDPNRNCRIALISYKDGEKRYIIKPNGLNVGDVVASAESGLDIKPGNAMKLKSIPIGTIIHNIELKPGKGAQMARSAGGYAQLMGKEDKYVVLRLPSGEMRQVLAECMATVGVVGNEDWSNISIGKAGRNRHRGIRPQTRGSAMNPVDHPHGGGEGKKNSGRNPVTPWGQPTKGYKTRRKKASDKLIISRKKGK from the coding sequence ATGGCTATAAAAACATATAAACCTTATACTCCAAGTCGTAGATTTATGACAGGACTTAAAAATGATGATATAACAGCTAAACCTAGTGTTAGATCTTTGCTTGTTAAAATACCTGCAACAGCTGGTAGAAATCATAATGGTAGAATAACATCTCGCCATAAAGAAGCAGGTGCTAAAAAGCTTTATCGTATAATAGACTTTAAGCGTCGTAAATTTGGTATAGAAGGCGTAGTTGAAGCTATTGAATATGATCCAAATAGAAATTGTAGAATAGCGCTTATTAGCTATAAAGATGGCGAAAAAAGATATATTATTAAACCAAATGGATTAAATGTTGGAGATGTAGTTGCTTCTGCTGAATCTGGATTAGATATAAAACCAGGAAATGCTATGAAATTAAAAAGCATTCCAATTGGTACAATTATCCACAATATAGAGTTAAAACCAGGAAAAGGTGCTCAAATGGCAAGAAGTGCTGGTGGTTATGCACAACTTATGGGTAAAGAAGATAAATATGTAGTTCTTAGATTACCAAGTGGTGAAATGAGACAAGTTTTAGCCGAATGTATGGCAACCGTAGGTGTTGTTGGTAATGAAGATTGGTCAAATATATCTATAGGTAAAGCAGGCAGAAATCGTCATAGGGGAATTCGTCCTCAAACTAGAGGTTCAGCTATGAACCCAGTAGATCACCCACATGGTGGTGGTGAAGGTAAGAAAAATTCTGGTAGAAATCCTGTTACGCCTTGGGGTCAACCAACTAAAGGTTATAAAACAAGACGCAAAAAAGCAAGTGATAAGCTTATAATTTCAAGAAAGAAAGGAAAATAA
- the rplX gene encoding 50S ribosomal protein L24, giving the protein MMTKFKIKKGDEVKIIAGDDKGKTGKVLSVLPKKNQVIVEGCKVAKKAVKPSEKFQNGGFINKEMPMDISNVAKVEG; this is encoded by the coding sequence ATAATGACTAAATTTAAAATTAAAAAAGGTGATGAAGTTAAAATTATAGCTGGTGATGACAAAGGAAAAACTGGTAAAGTTTTATCTGTTCTTCCTAAAAAAAATCAAGTTATAGTTGAGGGCTGCAAAGTAGCTAAAAAGGCTGTTAAGCCAAGTGAAAAATTCCAAAATGGTGGTTTTATAAATAAAGAAATGCCTATGGATATTTCAAATGTAGCGAAAGTTGAAGGATAA